In Bradyrhizobium sp. CCBAU 051011, the following are encoded in one genomic region:
- a CDS encoding acetyl-CoA C-acetyltransferase: protein MAEAYIVAAARTAGGRKGGRLAGWHPADLAASVLNSLVDRSGVDPAQIEDVIMGCVMQAGEQSNNIARNAVMASKLPESVPATSVDRQCGSSQQALHFAAQAVMAGSMDIVIAAGVESMTRVPMGLASSLPAKNGFGHYKSPGIEAKYPNIVFSQFTGAEMMAEKYGLSKDQLDEYSYNSHQRAIAATQGGKFKDEIVPVQITRADNTTDTHHIDEGIRFDASLDGIKGVKLIAENGKHTAASASQICDGASGVMVVNEKGLKSLGVKPLARIHHMTMMGGDPVIMLDAPLHATKRALEKAGMSINDIDLFEVNEAFAAVPVAWLKTTGADPSRLNVNGGAIALGHPLGGSGTKLMTTLVNALKQNNKRYGLQTMCEGGGMANVTIVERL from the coding sequence ATGGCCGAGGCCTATATCGTCGCCGCTGCGCGCACCGCGGGCGGCCGCAAGGGAGGACGTCTCGCGGGCTGGCATCCGGCCGATCTCGCCGCTTCCGTGTTGAATTCGCTGGTCGATCGCTCGGGCGTCGACCCCGCCCAGATCGAGGACGTGATCATGGGCTGCGTGATGCAAGCCGGAGAACAGTCCAACAACATCGCCCGCAATGCGGTGATGGCCTCGAAGTTGCCTGAGAGCGTGCCCGCCACCTCGGTCGACCGGCAGTGCGGCTCCTCGCAGCAGGCGCTGCACTTTGCGGCGCAGGCGGTGATGGCAGGCAGCATGGACATCGTGATCGCGGCGGGCGTGGAATCGATGACGCGGGTGCCGATGGGCCTCGCCTCATCGCTGCCCGCCAAGAACGGTTTTGGCCATTACAAGAGCCCGGGTATCGAAGCGAAATATCCGAACATCGTGTTCAGCCAGTTCACCGGCGCTGAAATGATGGCGGAGAAGTACGGGCTCTCCAAGGACCAGCTCGACGAATATTCCTACAATAGCCATCAGCGCGCGATTGCCGCGACACAAGGCGGCAAATTCAAGGATGAGATCGTTCCGGTGCAAATCACCCGGGCCGACAATACGACCGACACCCACCATATCGACGAAGGCATCCGCTTCGACGCCAGCCTCGACGGCATCAAGGGCGTCAAGCTGATCGCCGAGAACGGCAAGCACACCGCCGCCAGCGCCAGCCAGATCTGCGACGGGGCCTCCGGCGTGATGGTGGTCAACGAGAAGGGCCTCAAATCGCTCGGCGTCAAGCCGCTGGCGCGTATCCATCACATGACCATGATGGGTGGCGACCCCGTGATCATGCTGGATGCGCCCTTACACGCCACCAAGCGGGCGCTGGAGAAGGCCGGCATGTCGATCAACGATATCGACCTGTTCGAGGTCAACGAAGCCTTCGCCGCCGTGCCGGTGGCTTGGCTGAAGACGACGGGCGCCGATCCTTCAAGGCTTAACGTCAATGGCGGCGCCATTGCGCTCGGCCATCCGCTCGGTGGCTCCGGCACCAAGCTGATGACCACGCTGGTCAACGCCCTGAAGCAGAACAACAAGCGCTACGGCCTGCAGACCATGTGCGAAGGCGGCGGCATGGCCAACGTCACCATCGTCGAACGGCTCTAA
- a CDS encoding TetR family transcriptional regulator: protein MRSPLNTSVPTRLANGKNTTAEKLLVAASELMIERASIEVSLSDIAQKSGVNAALVKYHFGNKDGLLLALLARDAATEMSQLEYLIGQPITPTAKLRLHIGGIIRAYHQFPYMNRLIHYLLHESSAEAADEVSQFFVAPLLNFHRRLLAEGVKAGEFRDIDPVLFYTSLIGACDHLFFGRHAMSRATGVGPVTDEVCRDYIKHMEALIFGGMLNGRMASSE from the coding sequence ATGAGATCGCCGTTGAATACCAGCGTACCGACCAGGCTTGCGAACGGCAAAAATACCACCGCCGAGAAGCTGCTCGTCGCGGCGAGCGAACTGATGATCGAGCGCGCCTCGATCGAGGTCTCGCTATCCGACATTGCGCAGAAGTCCGGCGTCAACGCCGCGCTGGTGAAATACCACTTTGGCAACAAGGACGGGCTGTTACTGGCGCTATTGGCGCGCGATGCCGCGACCGAGATGTCGCAGCTCGAATACCTCATCGGCCAGCCGATCACGCCGACGGCGAAGCTGCGTCTGCATATCGGCGGCATCATCCGCGCCTATCACCAGTTCCCCTATATGAACCGGCTGATCCACTATCTCCTGCACGAGAGCAGCGCGGAAGCCGCGGACGAAGTCTCGCAATTCTTCGTTGCGCCCCTGCTGAACTTCCACCGCCGCCTGCTCGCCGAAGGCGTCAAGGCCGGCGAGTTCCGCGATATCGATCCGGTGTTGTTTTACACCAGCCTGATCGGCGCCTGCGATCACCTGTTCTTCGGCCGCCACGCGATGTCGCGCGCGACCGGGGTGGGGCCCGTCACTGACGAAGTCTGCCGCGATTACATCAAGCACATGGAAGCGCTGATCTTCGGCGGGATGCTGAATGGGCGAATGGCGAGTAGCGAATAG
- a CDS encoding SDR family NAD(P)-dependent oxidoreductase: MQLQDVAVLITGGGSGLGAATARAMAAKGAKIGVIDQNKENAEKVAAEVKGVALHADVTDEEAIKAAIAKAEAAHGIARVLMNCAGIGGSQRVVGKDGVYPLAKFVRIINVNLIGTFNVLRLFAERLATAPPIGEERGVAINTASVAAYEGQIGQIAYSASKGGVVGLTLPAARDLASLKIRVNTIAPGLFLTPLLMGLNEEARKSLGAQVPHPARLGDASEYGNLAVHIVENPMLNGETIRLDGAIRMAPR; encoded by the coding sequence ATGCAGTTGCAAGACGTAGCCGTTCTCATCACCGGCGGTGGCTCGGGCCTGGGTGCCGCGACCGCCCGCGCGATGGCCGCCAAGGGCGCGAAAATCGGCGTGATCGACCAGAACAAGGAAAACGCCGAGAAGGTGGCCGCCGAGGTGAAGGGCGTCGCCCTCCATGCCGACGTCACCGACGAAGAGGCGATCAAGGCGGCGATTGCGAAAGCCGAGGCCGCGCACGGCATCGCCCGCGTGCTGATGAACTGCGCCGGCATCGGCGGTTCGCAGCGCGTGGTGGGCAAGGACGGCGTCTATCCGCTGGCGAAGTTCGTGCGCATCATCAACGTCAATCTGATCGGCACCTTCAACGTGCTGCGGCTATTCGCCGAGCGACTCGCGACCGCGCCGCCGATCGGCGAGGAGCGCGGCGTTGCCATCAACACCGCCTCCGTCGCCGCTTATGAAGGGCAGATCGGCCAGATCGCCTATTCGGCATCGAAGGGCGGCGTTGTCGGTCTTACGCTGCCGGCCGCGCGTGATCTCGCCAGCCTGAAGATCCGCGTCAACACCATCGCGCCCGGCCTGTTCCTGACGCCGCTCCTGATGGGCCTGAACGAAGAGGCCCGCAAGAGCCTCGGCGCGCAGGTCCCGCATCCGGCCCGCCTCGGCGATGCCTCCGAGTACGGCAACCTCGCGGTTCACATCGTCGAGAACCCGATGCTCAACGGCGAGACCATCCGCCTCGACGGCGCCATCCGCATGGCGCCGCGGTAA
- a CDS encoding enoyl-CoA hydratase/isomerase family protein, translated as MSQPLLIAHHDGVDWVTLNRPDSLNALDPSLIDALNTYFEGLQRNRSTRVVVLKGAGASFCAGLDLKHAMKRRAGQQEPPGVTESLDSQRRIADIVMLMRRCPQPIIALIQGAAAGGGFALALAADIRIATKSARMNCAFIKLGLGGCDIGTSYFLPRLVGVSVASELILTGRFIGAERALAVGLVSEVVEEGGLDAAAEPYVDAMMTASPVGLRLSKECLNMSVDAGSIEAVIAMEDRNQVLCSRSEDFNEGIRAFLEKRKPVYIRR; from the coding sequence ATGTCCCAACCGCTGCTGATCGCACATCATGACGGGGTCGATTGGGTCACGCTCAATCGCCCTGACAGTCTCAACGCGCTCGATCCGTCACTGATCGACGCGCTCAATACCTATTTCGAAGGCCTGCAACGCAATCGCTCGACCCGTGTCGTGGTGCTGAAAGGCGCTGGCGCGTCGTTCTGCGCCGGGCTCGATCTGAAACACGCCATGAAGCGCCGCGCCGGGCAGCAGGAGCCGCCCGGAGTGACCGAGTCATTGGACTCGCAGCGCCGCATTGCCGATATCGTGATGCTGATGCGGCGCTGCCCGCAGCCGATCATTGCGTTGATCCAGGGCGCGGCCGCTGGCGGCGGCTTTGCGCTGGCGCTCGCCGCCGATATCCGCATCGCGACAAAATCGGCGCGGATGAACTGCGCCTTCATCAAGCTCGGGCTCGGCGGCTGCGACATCGGCACTTCCTATTTCCTGCCGCGCCTCGTCGGCGTTTCGGTCGCCTCCGAACTGATCCTGACCGGCCGCTTCATCGGCGCCGAGCGCGCGCTTGCAGTTGGCCTCGTCTCCGAGGTCGTCGAGGAAGGCGGGCTCGACGCTGCGGCCGAGCCTTACGTCGATGCGATGATGACGGCCTCGCCGGTGGGCTTAAGGCTCTCCAAGGAATGCCTCAACATGAGTGTCGATGCAGGATCCATTGAAGCCGTGATCGCAATGGAAGATCGCAATCAGGTGTTGTGCAGCCGTTCCGAAGATTTCAACGAAGGCATCAGGGCCTTTCTCGAAAAGCGAAAGCCTGTCTATATCAGGCGATGA
- a CDS encoding AMP-binding protein: protein MGGSAAKVLTKPAFRKIEWLPRDIAVERRPDGVIILKSRIPLQPYEKHIPASLAKWAREAPERIWLAQRGGADRQWRKVSYGEAKRIVDGLTQGLLNLGLGEGRPVAILSGNSIEHALMTQAAMQARAPAAPVSPAYSLMSQDHLKLKYLFNLIKPAVVMVQDGPTFEKALKALDLTGVTIVHVLRPCEGIKSVSFADLAATPVTDAVEGSIAKITPKTVGKLLFTSGSTGMPKAVINTQEMMCANAAMMMQVRPRDPNGPVATVLDWMPWNHTMGGNAAFHPILVDGGTLYIDDGRPMPGQLEETIRNLREVSPTYYANVPAGYAALAAAMEKDDALCRSFFKNLSIMAYGGARLPDDLYDRMQALAVKTTGERIVFYTGWGSTETAPTSTGTYWDTERVGLIGLPFPGVELKLVPCGSKYELRLRGINVTPGYFGQPDLTKKMFDEEGFYCIGDAGVFVDDNDPLQGIIFAGRVVEDFKLTTGTFVHVGSLRTDAIAAATPVVHDALVAGQDREFIGLLAWPNLHACRQIVGNPDATFEDVIRHPEVINCLKRGLEAHNASATGSSMRIARAMLMAEPPSIDGNELTDKGYINQRAGLERRAALVEKLYAEKPGDDVIVLQ from the coding sequence ATGGGTGGAAGTGCAGCGAAGGTGCTGACAAAGCCGGCCTTCCGCAAAATCGAATGGCTGCCGCGCGACATCGCGGTCGAGCGTCGTCCTGACGGCGTCATCATCCTGAAGTCGCGCATTCCGCTGCAGCCTTATGAAAAGCATATTCCGGCATCGCTCGCGAAATGGGCGAGAGAGGCGCCCGAGCGCATCTGGCTGGCGCAGCGCGGCGGCGCCGACCGGCAATGGCGAAAGGTCTCCTACGGCGAAGCCAAGCGCATCGTCGACGGATTGACGCAAGGGCTACTCAATCTCGGCCTCGGCGAAGGCCGCCCCGTCGCGATCCTCTCCGGCAACTCCATCGAGCACGCGCTGATGACGCAGGCCGCGATGCAGGCGCGCGCTCCCGCGGCGCCGGTGTCGCCGGCCTATTCGCTGATGAGCCAGGATCATCTCAAGCTCAAATATCTCTTCAATCTGATCAAGCCAGCGGTCGTGATGGTGCAGGACGGCCCGACCTTCGAGAAGGCCTTGAAGGCGCTCGATCTCACCGGGGTCACCATCGTGCACGTCTTGCGGCCCTGCGAAGGCATCAAGAGCGTGTCCTTTGCCGATCTTGCGGCAACACCGGTGACGGACGCGGTCGAGGGATCGATTGCGAAGATCACGCCAAAAACCGTCGGCAAGCTGCTGTTCACCTCCGGCTCGACCGGCATGCCGAAGGCCGTCATCAACACCCAGGAGATGATGTGCGCCAATGCGGCGATGATGATGCAGGTGCGCCCGCGCGATCCGAATGGGCCTGTCGCGACCGTACTCGACTGGATGCCGTGGAACCACACCATGGGCGGCAATGCCGCGTTTCATCCGATCCTGGTCGATGGCGGCACGCTCTACATCGATGACGGCCGGCCGATGCCCGGCCAGCTGGAGGAGACCATCAGGAATCTGCGCGAGGTGTCGCCGACCTATTACGCCAACGTGCCGGCCGGCTACGCGGCTTTGGCGGCGGCGATGGAAAAGGACGACGCGCTGTGCCGCAGCTTCTTCAAAAACCTCTCCATCATGGCCTATGGCGGCGCGCGGCTGCCTGATGATCTCTACGACCGCATGCAGGCGCTGGCGGTGAAGACCACCGGCGAGCGCATCGTGTTCTATACGGGCTGGGGCTCGACCGAGACCGCTCCGACCTCGACCGGCACCTATTGGGACACCGAGCGCGTCGGCCTGATCGGCCTGCCGTTCCCCGGCGTCGAACTGAAGCTGGTGCCGTGTGGCTCCAAATACGAACTGCGCCTGCGCGGCATCAATGTCACGCCGGGCTATTTCGGCCAGCCCGATCTGACGAAGAAGATGTTTGACGAGGAAGGCTTTTATTGCATCGGCGATGCCGGCGTGTTCGTCGATGACAATGATCCGCTGCAGGGCATTATCTTCGCCGGCCGCGTCGTCGAGGATTTCAAGCTGACGACCGGCACTTTTGTGCACGTCGGCTCGCTCCGCACCGATGCGATCGCGGCCGCGACGCCCGTCGTGCATGACGCGCTGGTCGCCGGGCAGGACCGGGAGTTCATCGGGCTCTTGGCCTGGCCCAATCTGCACGCCTGCCGGCAAATCGTCGGCAATCCCGATGCGACGTTTGAAGATGTCATCAGGCATCCCGAGGTGATCAACTGCCTGAAGCGCGGGCTGGAAGCGCACAACGCCTCCGCCACCGGCAGCAGCATGCGGATCGCGCGCGCCATGCTGATGGCCGAGCCGCCCTCGATCGACGGCAATGAACTCACCGACAAGGGCTACATCAACCAGCGCGCCGGCCTCGAGCGCCGCGCCGCGCTGGTGGAGAAGCTTTACGCCGAGAAGCCGGGAGACGACGTGATTGTGCTGCAATGA
- a CDS encoding acyl-CoA dehydrogenase family protein, whose amino-acid sequence MNFDFSDDQKQMRDAARKFLTEQCPPKAVREVLDGRATYDKALWKGLAEMGFLGVAIPEEFGGAGAGHLELCVIAEEMGRANAPVPFSSTVYLAAEALLLAGSDAQKQKWLPRIASGDAIGTLALFEGKGNPSPKAIKLQASGGTLNGVKKPVPDGAIADFAVVAARTGSTGRDADISLFLVDLKAGGVEAKALTNVDPTRGQAELTFKNAKAEPLGTAGEGWSILTQVLDRAAVLLAFEQVGGSDRALEMGRDYALDRIAFGRPIGSFQAVKHILADMYVSATLARSNCYYGAWALSTNASELPEAAAAARISATQAFQHCSKNNIQVHGGMGFTWEFDCHMYYRRANATALTLGSLSYWEDQLIDRMRKKNAA is encoded by the coding sequence ATGAACTTCGATTTCTCCGACGACCAAAAACAGATGCGCGACGCGGCGAGGAAATTCCTCACCGAACAGTGCCCGCCGAAAGCCGTGCGCGAGGTGCTGGATGGCAGGGCGACCTATGACAAGGCGCTGTGGAAGGGCCTCGCCGAGATGGGCTTCCTCGGCGTCGCGATCCCGGAAGAGTTCGGCGGCGCGGGCGCCGGCCATCTCGAACTCTGCGTGATCGCGGAAGAAATGGGCCGCGCCAATGCGCCGGTGCCGTTCTCCTCCACGGTGTACCTCGCCGCCGAGGCGCTGCTGCTCGCAGGCTCCGACGCTCAGAAGCAGAAATGGCTGCCGAGAATTGCGTCGGGTGACGCGATCGGCACGCTGGCGCTGTTCGAGGGCAAGGGCAATCCGTCGCCGAAGGCGATCAAGCTGCAGGCCTCCGGGGGCACGCTGAACGGCGTGAAGAAGCCGGTGCCGGATGGCGCGATCGCTGATTTCGCTGTGGTCGCCGCGCGCACCGGCTCGACCGGGCGTGACGCCGATATCTCGCTGTTCCTGGTCGACCTGAAGGCCGGCGGCGTCGAAGCCAAGGCACTGACCAATGTCGATCCGACCCGGGGGCAGGCCGAACTCACCTTCAAGAATGCCAAGGCCGAACCGCTTGGAACTGCCGGCGAAGGTTGGAGCATTTTGACCCAGGTGCTCGACCGTGCCGCGGTGCTGCTGGCGTTCGAGCAGGTCGGCGGTTCCGACCGCGCGCTCGAAATGGGCCGCGACTATGCACTTGACCGCATCGCCTTCGGCCGGCCGATCGGCTCGTTCCAGGCCGTAAAACATATCCTCGCCGACATGTATGTCTCGGCGACGCTGGCGCGCTCGAATTGCTATTACGGCGCCTGGGCGCTCTCGACCAACGCGTCGGAATTGCCGGAAGCAGCCGCTGCCGCGCGCATCAGCGCGACGCAGGCGTTCCAGCACTGCTCCAAGAACAACATCCAGGTCCATGGCGGCATGGGTTTCACCTGGGAGTTCGACTGCCACATGTACTACCGCCGCGCCAACGCGACCGCGCTAACGCTCGGCAGCCTGTCCTACTGGGAAGATCAGTTGATCGACCGCATGCGCAAGAAGAACGCGGCGTGA
- a CDS encoding acyl-CoA dehydrogenase: protein MNFDDTPQEAAFRAEAKAWIQANAPKQYEEELRKSSLGRTVLKGANILEVAKAWQKKKADAGWACLHWPKEYGGRGSSPIERVIWQQEEGPFGKLSGMFIIGHGMCGPTMMAFAGEEQKRKYLPPLASGEKVWCQLFSEPAGGSDVAGLRTRAEKKGDDWIINGQKIWTSGAHYSDYGILLTRTDPTVPKHKGLTMFFLDMKSPGVEVRPIKQASGQSDFNEVYFTDVKIPDSQRLGAVNDGWNVSLTTLMNERMSIGAGVATGFPELFDFCNSLMLEDGPAIEDRSVRSRLANYAVKASGLRYTSMRAISALSKGERPGPENSIGKLVAGSMVQEVAMYALDLQGAAGVLSGPDDAEVAGKFQAMLLRAPGTRVEGGTDEIMRNIIAERVLGLPGDIRVDKDVPFNQIPTKGRT from the coding sequence ATGAACTTCGACGACACCCCGCAGGAAGCCGCGTTCCGCGCCGAAGCCAAGGCGTGGATACAAGCCAACGCGCCGAAGCAATACGAGGAAGAACTTCGAAAATCCTCGCTCGGCCGCACCGTGCTCAAGGGCGCCAACATTCTGGAGGTCGCAAAGGCCTGGCAGAAGAAGAAGGCCGATGCCGGATGGGCCTGCCTGCATTGGCCAAAGGAGTATGGGGGCCGCGGCTCGTCGCCGATCGAGCGCGTGATCTGGCAGCAGGAAGAGGGTCCGTTCGGAAAACTCTCCGGCATGTTTATCATCGGCCACGGCATGTGTGGGCCGACCATGATGGCGTTCGCCGGCGAGGAGCAGAAGCGGAAGTATCTGCCGCCGCTGGCGTCAGGCGAAAAGGTCTGGTGTCAACTGTTCTCCGAACCCGCCGGCGGCTCCGACGTCGCGGGGCTGCGCACCCGAGCCGAGAAGAAGGGCGACGACTGGATCATCAACGGCCAGAAGATCTGGACCTCCGGCGCGCACTATTCCGATTACGGCATCCTGCTCACCCGCACCGATCCGACCGTGCCGAAGCACAAGGGCCTCACCATGTTCTTCCTGGACATGAAGAGCCCGGGCGTCGAGGTGCGGCCGATCAAGCAGGCCAGCGGTCAGTCCGACTTCAACGAGGTCTACTTTACCGACGTCAAGATTCCGGATTCGCAGCGGCTGGGCGCCGTCAATGACGGCTGGAATGTCTCGCTGACGACGCTGATGAACGAACGCATGTCGATCGGCGCGGGCGTTGCGACCGGCTTCCCGGAATTGTTCGACTTCTGCAACAGCCTGATGCTGGAGGATGGCCCCGCGATCGAGGACCGCAGCGTCCGTTCAAGGTTGGCGAACTATGCGGTGAAGGCGAGCGGACTCCGATACACCAGCATGCGCGCAATCTCTGCGCTGTCGAAAGGCGAGCGTCCGGGGCCGGAGAATTCCATCGGCAAATTGGTGGCGGGATCGATGGTGCAGGAGGTCGCGATGTATGCGCTCGACCTGCAGGGCGCCGCCGGCGTGCTGAGCGGACCTGATGACGCCGAAGTCGCCGGCAAATTCCAGGCGATGCTGCTGCGCGCGCCGGGCACCCGCGTCGAGGGCGGCACCGACGAGATCATGCGCAACATCATCGCGGAGCGCGTGCTTGGTTTGCCCGGCGATATCAGGGTCGACAAGGATGTGCCTTTCAACCAGATCCCGACCAAGGGAAGGACGTAA
- a CDS encoding acyl-CoA dehydrogenase has product MNFDDTPQEAEFRSLARKWIEANAPKQYEAELSKSSLGRIRLEKEEIVDVGKAWQKKKAEGGWACLHWPKEYGGRGATPIEKVIWQQEEGVYGKLTQPFQIGEGMCGPTVMAFGSEEHKRHYLPKLASGEHIWCQLFSEPAGGSDVAGLRTRAEKKGDNWIVNGQKIWTSGAHYSDYGLLITRTDPNVPKHKGLTMFFLDMKSKGVEVRPIKQANGMQEFNEVYFTDVVIPDSQRLGAVGDGWNVSLTTLMNERMSIGSRLATGVPEMFEFCSNLMLENGLAIDDPAVRSKLASWAVKSSGLKYTSYRAISSLSKGERPGPENSIGKLVSGSMLQDIAAYAMDLQGAAGALTGTDEEMVHGQFQQMLLSSPSMRIAGGTDEILRNIIAERVLGLPGDIRVDKDVPFNKIPTKGR; this is encoded by the coding sequence ATGAACTTCGACGATACGCCGCAGGAAGCCGAATTCCGTAGCCTCGCCCGCAAATGGATCGAGGCCAACGCGCCCAAGCAATATGAGGCGGAGCTTTCAAAATCCTCGCTCGGCCGCATCCGGCTGGAGAAGGAAGAAATCGTCGACGTCGGCAAGGCCTGGCAGAAGAAGAAGGCCGAGGGCGGCTGGGCCTGCCTGCACTGGCCGAAGGAATATGGCGGCCGCGGCGCCACGCCGATCGAGAAGGTGATCTGGCAGCAGGAAGAGGGTGTCTATGGCAAGCTGACGCAGCCGTTCCAGATCGGCGAGGGCATGTGCGGCCCGACGGTGATGGCGTTCGGCAGCGAGGAGCACAAGCGCCACTATCTGCCGAAGCTCGCCTCCGGTGAACATATCTGGTGCCAGCTCTTCTCCGAGCCCGCCGGCGGCTCCGACGTTGCAGGCTTGCGCACGCGCGCGGAGAAGAAAGGCGACAACTGGATCGTCAACGGCCAGAAGATCTGGACCTCGGGCGCGCATTATTCCGACTACGGCCTTCTGATCACGCGCACCGATCCCAATGTGCCCAAGCACAAGGGCCTGACGATGTTCTTCCTCGACATGAAGAGCAAGGGCGTCGAGGTGCGGCCGATCAAGCAGGCCAACGGCATGCAGGAGTTCAACGAGGTCTATTTCACCGATGTGGTGATTCCGGACAGCCAGCGGCTCGGCGCCGTCGGTGACGGCTGGAACGTGTCGCTGACCACGCTGATGAACGAGCGCATGTCGATCGGCTCGCGGCTCGCGACCGGCGTCCCCGAGATGTTCGAATTCTGCTCGAACCTGATGCTGGAGAATGGGCTCGCGATCGACGATCCCGCGGTGCGCTCCAAGCTCGCGAGTTGGGCGGTGAAGTCGAGCGGGCTGAAATACACCAGCTACCGCGCGATCTCCTCGTTGTCGAAGGGCGAGCGCCCCGGCCCGGAAAACTCCATCGGCAAGCTGGTCTCCGGTTCGATGCTGCAGGACATCGCGGCTTACGCGATGGACCTGCAGGGCGCGGCCGGTGCGCTGACCGGCACGGATGAGGAAATGGTTCACGGCCAGTTCCAGCAGATGCTGTTGTCTTCGCCCTCGATGCGCATCGCCGGCGGTACCGATGAAATCCTGCGCAACATCATCGCCGAGCGCGTGCTCGGCCTGCCCGGCGATATCAGGGTCGACAAGGATGTACCGTTCAACAAGATCCCGACCAAGGGGCGATGA
- a CDS encoding nitroreductase, whose translation MDAKTPKARYANADRIGVLVELLNERYSVRAFLPQEVPRETIEHILNVAQRTASWCNSQPWQVLIASGEAKETFRKAIYAEAASGAKDDHDFTPPREYLGVYLERRRESGFQLYNTLGITRGDKMAYAKQALENYNFFGAPHVAIIHTDEPLGIYGAVDCGAYVSNFMLAAQALGLGTIPQAALARHSGLIRRHFKLADDRKVVCGISFGFADHSHKVNSYRTSRASVADTVTFVD comes from the coding sequence ATGGACGCAAAGACACCGAAGGCACGCTATGCGAATGCAGATCGCATCGGCGTGCTCGTAGAGCTGCTGAACGAGCGTTACTCCGTGCGCGCGTTCCTGCCGCAGGAGGTGCCGCGCGAGACTATCGAACACATTCTTAACGTGGCGCAGCGCACGGCCTCCTGGTGCAACAGCCAGCCCTGGCAGGTGTTGATCGCGAGCGGCGAGGCCAAGGAGACGTTTCGCAAGGCGATCTATGCCGAAGCTGCATCCGGCGCCAAGGACGACCATGATTTCACGCCGCCGCGCGAATATCTCGGAGTCTATCTCGAACGCCGACGCGAAAGCGGTTTTCAGCTCTACAACACGCTGGGCATCACGCGCGGCGACAAGATGGCCTACGCCAAGCAGGCGCTGGAGAACTACAATTTCTTCGGCGCGCCGCATGTCGCCATCATCCATACCGACGAACCGCTCGGCATCTACGGTGCGGTCGATTGCGGCGCCTATGTCTCTAACTTCATGCTCGCGGCGCAGGCGCTCGGCCTCGGCACGATTCCGCAGGCCGCCCTGGCTCGCCATTCCGGCTTGATCCGGCGGCACTTCAAGCTGGCCGACGATCGCAAGGTGGTTTGCGGCATCTCCTTCGGCTTCGCCGACCATTCGCACAAGGTCAACAGCTACCGCACCTCGCGGGCGAGTGTGGCGGACACTGTGACGTTCGTCGACTAA